A segment of the Bacillus alveayuensis genome:
AAGTTTTGTGTCCAACATTTATCTTTTTTGAAGCAAGTTTGACACGTATGCTCTGTTATATTGCTTAAAAATAAATCGGTTTCTCTATCATCATCTATTTCATCATTTGGATAAAAAGTTGAAAAGCTTTCGGATAAAGCACGGAAAACATTTGAAAATTGATCAACACGATGTGCGGTCACATCTCGAATTTTCCGAGCATATATTTGCTGTTCCAATGTATGTTCATAAGTACCTGGAATGTGTTTAGCTAAACGTTCTGTCAACGATTTGGGTGTTATGAGAAACAACATCACTGCTACTAACGATTCCCATATGTTTGTCCAAATATTAGCCGAACCTTCTCCATATAGTGTTAACAATAAAGAGCCAATTAGTAAGCCGACCGCAGCTCCTATTTTCTTCCCCTCTTTGAGCAAGCCTCCCAAAAGTCCAGAAAAAGCTAAAAGGCTCATTTGATACAAGTTCCCGATATGTGCAAGACTTAAAACGAGGCCTGTCACAACCCCAACCGTACAACCAATACTCGCTCCACCTGTAAAAGCAAAAAGCAATACAACATATCGAGAAAATATGTGTTCAGCCTGTATTTCCTGAAAGTTAATCCCGATCAAACCTGTCATAACGGATGCTAATAAAATCATAAGACAAATAATTTCTTCAATTTTATACACTTGCTTTATTTTTCTAGCTGAAATAAGAGGAATACTTTGTAAAAAAATAAGCGTTAAAATAAAGGAAAGACCTGACTCAACAACAGACATCATATAATCATAAAGAGTTAAAAATCCGTTCATAAAATAAGTGTAAAGCAGCCTAGTGGCCAAAAGTGAGAAAAATACTGTAAACGGTAAAGCTTTGAACCTATCATTGTAGAAAAAAATAGTCATTTTATGAACAAATAGAAATATAAATATAGAGAAGCCGACAATGATGACCATCTCAGAGGAAATCGTTAAAGCCCCAGCCAGTAATGAAAAAGCAGCAAGTAAAGCTCTATCCTTTTTCAACAACATGACCGCACCAAAAAATGGGAGAGCAAATGGCACGATTTCAGATAATATAAAAGCACGTCCTAACAAAAAACCAATAATGACATAAATAAGCCCTCGGAAAAAAAGGAACGATTGCAGCTTCATACGAAAACCATGCCAAAATTGAGCCAAAAAAGCTTGAGTCTTTTCTAAACTCACTCCCGAAATTGGTCCTACTAAACTTCTTTCAGTTTTTTCCATCCGCATATTCCCTCCGGTTTAATTTTGTTCGAAAAATACAGTTGTCCGTATTATAACGAACCTTAAGAAAAGATTTTGTCAAAACGGGGAATCGAATTGAAAGAAAAGTTCGACTATTTATGTTGAAAGTGACAAGAAACTAAGCATTCAGACAAAGAATGATAAAAGTCATTGGAAGATTTTAGGGATAGTCGTCATCATGGGGAGAAAACTTCGGCATACTAAGCTTTTTTCATATCAGACCTACTTACATATAGAATGTCAATTTCACCACTTCGTTGATAAAAAGCCCTTTTTAACATAAAAAATGACCCCTTCAAATCGAAAGAGCCATTTTACTGCACGACATACTCACTTTATCATGCTAACCATATTCAGAAAAAATTTAGCAGACAAATATAAAACGACAAAGTCAATGAAATGACCCGTACGGGATTCGAACCCGTGTTACCGCCGTGAAAGGGCGGTGTCTTAACCACTTGACCAACGGGCCATATTCATATGGTGGCGGCGGAGGGGATCGAACCCCCGACCTCACGGGTATGAACCGTACGCTCTAGCCAGCTGAGCTACGCCGCCAATGCTATCTCTAACAAGCACATATTATATATTACAGATTTGTTAGATGCTCGTCAATAGAAAAAAATTTTCTGAAATATAAAAATCAGCAAGAAAGAAAATTTTCTTTGATATAGACTTTGTCTACAAACTAAAATCACCTAGGAATAACCTAGGTGATTTTAGTTTTTATCTATAACTTAAAAGCAGCAAGTTACCCTCTCCGTGCTCCTCTCCCTCCGCGTCTTGATTCCGTATGGCGGCGAAGTGAAGCTAAACGGTCCTCGCTCTCTTTTAAAAATCGGCTCATTTTTTGCTCAAAGCTTTCTTTTGAGCGATGATCGTTTCTTCTTGGACGATCTTTCGCTCTTTTAATGGATAAACCAATTTTCCCATCCTTCTCAACATTAATCACTTTTACTTCTACTTGATCTCCGACTTTTAAGTGATCATGAATGTCCTTCACATAATTATCTGCAACTTCACTAATATGAACTAAACCTGTTGAGCCCCCTGGCAGCTCCACAAATGCTCCAAAATTAGTAATGCCCGTTACTTTTCCTTGTAACTTGCTGCCAACTTCAATCGACATAAAAAAATTGCTCCTCCTTAAATCTTTCAAAAATAAAGTTAAAATAATTTACTTAATTATATAAAAATAAAAATCTCGGGTCAATATGACTACTCATCATCTTCTGGAAGATTAAAAATAATTTCTCCGTCGTCTGACAGAAAATAATCTCTTCGTGCTAGTTTTGCTATGTAATCATCATCATTTAGTTTGACAATTTCTTTCTCGAGTTCCTGTTGTTGCTTCTGTAATTTTGTCAGCTTTTCTTCAAGTTTTTTCTTTTCCTCTATTTTTTCATTGATCGCCGAGGCTTGAGAAATAAGTTTTGATGTCATAATGGCAAAAGATACGAGCATAATAACTGATATCACTGCCAACCTTCTCATTAAACCCTTTTTACGTCTTTTTTGTAATTGCTGCTGCCTTTCTTGCTGGATCGCATAGTCAGACACAAGGTGAGTAATCTTTTGCTTTTGCTGAAAACTCATTTCTCATAAACCTCCTCACTATTTATGGAAAAATTTCATCCACGTACGATATATTCTCCCATATAAATTCTTTATTGGCATTGAAAATCCTGCCAATGTCGTCATAAATCTTTTCACAGATAAACGAAATGAATTCGGAAAGCGTCGCCAAAATTGTTTTAAAATCCATAATACAGGGGCTAATAAAATTTTGCATAACTTAAAAATGAATTGTGAACTCCATATGATCAAATTCCACAAAAAGATAAAAAAACCTGTTACAATCGTTAAAATGATATGAACAAATGCGATGATAGGATTCATAATTAATAATTTCATTGTCTGTTTTATAAAACGATATACAGAGACAACAAGTTTAACAACAAAATGAAGAATTTTCATGTAAATGCTTCTTAATAAACTTTGATAAATAGCGAAACCACATAATAATGCTAAAAAAATATAAAATCTCAAAACACCTTCATTCACCAATAAAAGGACATAAAAAATGAGGAGCCCTTGAACAGCCCAGAAGATAAGGTCGTTAATAAAAACGACCCACCTCACCATTTTCTGTCTATTTACAAAATACTTATACGTATCAAGCGCAATACCTAACCAGCTTCCCATGCCAATCATGCTAAGCATCGTATAAAACTGAGTGGTGAGGGTCATTTAAACAACTTGCTAAAAAACCCTTTAGCCTTCTCCCCATGGTGATCATCTAAATAAACAAGATCATATATTCTACCTTTAATCGAAACAATCCCTTTATCCACATCGAGATTTTTCATTTGTAAATTCTCTCCACGAATGGCTAATGGACCCATCACTGTATCAAGTAAAAATTCTTCATTATCAAAGCTTTCAACTTGTTTAACTCCGGTAATATCTAGAAACTTTCTACCTTTCATCATGACATCATGCTCTTGCACCACTTGTTTATGTGAATGGTTCCCATCATAATATTGGCTCATGATCATCCCCCGCATTCTTTTAATGGATAAGCTGATTCTAGTACATATGTATGAATTGTGAATGCGGTTTAGAACAAGCCTTATTCAGTCATTATTTTTTCTTCATTGATAACAGAATATAATGTAGATGCTTCATCTTTTTTCGCCGTCTCCTGTATTGATTCTACACGAACCGTTAATATTTTTTGCCCGAATTGAATGGATAGCTCATCACCAACTTTGACGTTCGAGCTAGCTTTTGCAACTTGTCCG
Coding sequences within it:
- a CDS encoding S1 RNA binding domain protein (product_source=KO:K07571; cath_funfam=2.40.50.140; cog=COG1098; ko=KO:K07571; pfam=PF00575; smart=SM00316; superfamily=50249), whose protein sequence is MSIEVGSKLQGKVTGITNFGAFVELPGGSTGLVHISEVADNYVKDIHDHLKVGDQVEVKVINVEKDGKIGLSIKRAKDRPRRNDHRSKESFEQKMSRFLKESEDRLASLRRHTESRRGGRGARRG
- a CDS encoding cell division protein DivIC (product_source=KO:K13052; cath_funfam=1.10.1660.10; cog=COG2919; ko=KO:K13052; pfam=PF04977; smart=SM00435; superfamily=90257; transmembrane_helix_parts=Inside_1_37,TMhelix_38_60,Outside_61_125) — translated: MSFQQKQKITHLVSDYAIQQERQQQLQKRRKKGLMRRLAVISVIMLVSFAIMTSKLISQASAINEKIEEKKKLEEKLTKLQKQQQELEKEIVKLNDDDYIAKLARRDYFLSDDGEIIFNLPEDDE
- a CDS encoding spore cortex biosynthesis protein YabQ (product_source=TIGR02893; cath_funfam=1.20.1560.10; pfam=PF09578; tigrfam=TIGR02893; transmembrane_helix_parts=Inside_1_20,TMhelix_21_43,Outside_44_52,TMhelix_53_72,Inside_73_100,TMhelix_101_123,Outside_124_127,TMhelix_128_150,Inside_151_196); translation: MGSWLGIALDTYKYFVNRQKMVRWVVFINDLIFWAVQGLLIFYVLLLVNEGVLRFYIFLALLCGFAIYQSLLRSIYMKILHFVVKLVVSVYRFIKQTMKLLIMNPIIAFVHIILTIVTGFFIFLWNLIIWSSQFIFKLCKILLAPVLWILKQFWRRFPNSFRLSVKRFMTTLAGFSMPIKNLYGRIYRTWMKFFHK
- a CDS encoding sporulation protein YabP (product_source=TIGR02892; pfam=PF07873; tigrfam=TIGR02892), with amino-acid sequence MSQYYDGNHSHKQVVQEHDVMMKGRKFLDITGVKQVESFDNEEFLLDTVMGPLAIRGENLQMKNLDVDKGIVSIKGRIYDLVYLDDHHGEKAKGFFSKLFK
- a CDS encoding ribosomal 50S subunit-recycling heat shock protein (product_source=COG1188; cath_funfam=3.10.290.10; cog=COG1188; pfam=PF01479; smart=SM00363; superfamily=55174), giving the protein MRLDKFLKVSRLIKRRTLAKEVAEQGRISINGQVAKASSNVKVGDELSIQFGQKILTVRVESIQETAKKDEASTLYSVINEEKIMTE